The nucleotide window CCGCCACCGGCTACGCCGCCGGCCGCCTGCACCAGTGGTACCGCACCGGGCTGGACCGTGACGAGGCATACCGCGACGGATACGACACCGCGACGCGGAGCGTGTTCAGCATGGCGGCCCGGCTGATCGGCCCGCGGCGCGCGGCCCGGGGGACGGCGGTGGTCGCGTCGGCGTCCGCCCGCTCCGTACCCTCCATCACCTCGCTGCGGGACGCGTCGGTCACGCCGCCGCCACCCGTCCTCAGGCCGGCCATACTCCCGGCGGCGGATCCCGTCGACGTCCTGCCGGACCCGGGCGTGCCGGGGTCCGTCGGGGACGAGGGCATCGGGCGGCACCTGGTGCCGGACGAGCTGGTGCAGGCGCCGACGTACCGGCTCGCGCCGGACCGGGTCGCCCGGGCCAAGGTCCGCGGCGCGGTCCCGGCCGAGGAAGAAGCCCGCCCGCCGTTCGTGCCGCGGCCACGCTCGTCCTGACCCCGGAAGTGTCGTACGCCGGCGATAGCCTGCCGGCATGGTCACTGTGGAGGACGTGCGGGAGGTCGCGCTGAGGCTGCCCCGCACGAGCGAGCACCTCATCCACGACCGCGTGAAGTTCCGGGTGGGGCAGATCGTCTATGTGGCGTTCTCCCGTGACGAGACGGTCATGGGGTTCGGCTTTCCCCGGGAGGAGCGCGCGGCCCTTGTCGCGTCCCAGCCGGAGGTCTTCCACCTGCCGAACGCGACGAACATGCGCTTCCAGTGGGTGCAGGCCTGGATGTCGGCGCTGGACCACCGCCAGATGGAGGAGCTGGTGATCGACGCCTGGCGCATGGTGGTCCCCAAACGTGTGGCCGCGGCCTATGTCGCCGGCCTCCCGGACGCCTGACGGCGGCGATATGGGTCGCCGTCACCCCGTGCCCTCCGCCATGCTGCTGGCATGCTCCTGCGCGGCGCCACCGAGGCGGATCTTCCGGGGCTACTCGACGTGCAGGAGGCGGGTGCGCGACTCGGGCTGGCTCACATCTTTCCCCAGGACGTCTACCCGTTCCCGCGCTCCGAGGTGCGGGCGCGGTGGGTGCGTGAGATGGCGAGCCCGGACGTGGACGTCTACGTCGTGGTGCGCCAGGAAGGCAGGGTGGAGGGTTTCGCGGCGGTTCGCGGCAACCAGCTCCTTCACTTCGGCACGGCGGTGGAGACCTGGGGGACCGGGCTGGCCGCCGCCGTCCACGGTGAACTCATCGACCGCCTGGCGCGGGCCGGTGATCCGGCGGCGTGGCTTCGCGTCTTCGACCAGAATCACCGGGCCCGCCGGTTCTACGAGCGGATGGGCTGGACCTCGGCGCGGCGGCTGACGCGAAGCTCGTTCCCGCCACATCCGGTCCTGATGGACTACGAGATCAACCTGTAGCAGCCGGGCCGCCGCGCGGCGTTGCGGGAGCCGCGTCGGCCGGGAACCGCTCGTGCCCCAGCACGGCGAGCAGCTGAAGCTTCTCGTGGCCGGCGCTGCGCGGTGGTGCGGTGAGCACGAGCAGGAGCTGTGACTGGTCCTCCGTGAACAGCGCCTGGCAGTCCAGCTCGATCGGACCGAGTTCGGGGTGGATGAGCGTCTTGTGGTCCGCGAAGCGCTGGGCGACCTCGTGGCGTTCCCACAGCTCGGCGAACTCGGGACTCGCCCTTTGCAGCGCGCGCACGATCTCGCCCGCGCGGGACCGCGGGCCCATCGACCCGTACGCGGCGCGCAGATTGGCAACCTGGGCCCGGCTCTGCCGGTCGTGGTCCGACTCGGGGTAGTGCCGCCGATGCGTGGGATCGGTGAACCACCGGTAGAAGTCGCTGCGGGCGAGCCCCGTATGGCCCGACTGGTCGCCGAACAGGGCCTCGGCCATCCGGTTCTGCACGAGTGTTTCGCCAAGGTTGGACAGGATCAGCGCGGGGGTGTCCGCAAGCCGGTCCAGAACGCGCAGCAGCGCCGGTGCGACGTGCGTCGCCGTGGACACGAAGGCCGGGGGGTTCTGCCCCGCCACCCGGAACAGGTAGTCGCGTTCGTCGGTGGTGAGCCGCAGCGCCCGCGCGAGCGACGCGAGCATCTGCGGGCTCGGCTGCGGGCCGCGCCGCTGTTCGAGCCGGGTGTAGTAGTCGGTCGACATCGCGGCGAGAGCGGCCACCTCCTCCCGCCGCAGGCCCGGTGTGCGACGGCGCACACCCGCCGTGAGCCCGACATCCCCGGGCTGGAGCGCCTCCCGGCGGCGGCGCAGGAAGTCGGCGAGCGCGGCACGATCCATGATCCCAGTATCCGCCGCCGGCGAGGGCGAGCCAGGTATCGTGGATCCCCCGATAACTGGTCTCTTCATCCGCCTGGGAAGACCGTCGAGGCTCGTCGCATGAACATCTCCGGAAACACCATCTTCATCCCCGGCTCCACGAGCGGCATCGGCCTGGCCCTCGCGCTCGCACTGCGGGCCAGGGGCAACAAGGTCATCGTCGGCGGCCGGCGTGCCGAGTTGCTCGGGCAGATCGCCGCCGAGCATCCCGACGTCGACACCGTCCAGATCGACACCGCGGATCCCGCGAGTATCGACGCCGCCGCCAAGGAGGTGCTGGCGAGGCACCCGGACCTCAACGTCCTTGTCGCCATGGCCGGCATCATGCGCGTCGAGGACTGGCACACACCCGGGTCGTTTCTGGCGTCGGCCGAGGCGATCATCACGACAAACGTGCTGGGCCCGATCCGCCTCATCGCCGCGTTCATCGAGCACCTGCGGGCGCGGCCGGACGCCACCATCGTGACCGTGTCCTCGGGCCTCGCGTTCGCGCCGCTGAAAGCCACCCCGAGCTACAACGCGTCGAAGGCCGCGATCCACATGCTCAGCGAGTCGATCCGGCTGCAGCTTGCGGACACGACCGTGAAGGTGGTGGAGCTGGAGCCGCCCTCCGTGCGCACCTCGCTGCTGCCCGGGCAGGAGAGCAGCGAGTTCGCGATGCCGCTCGACGAGTTCGTGGCCGAGGTGGTCGGGCTGCTCGAATCGCAGCCCACCGCGAAGGAGATCCAGGTCGAGCGGGTGAAGTTCCTCCGCTACGCTGAGGCGCGCGGCGACTACGACCAGGTCGTCACCACCCTCAACGCGGCCGACCCGCACGGAACGTAGCCCGCCCCGGCATCGTCGAGGAGCAGGGGCTCCTACCTCCACCGGGGAGGTGGGCCCTTTCCCTGCACGGCCGGGAGGTGGGCCCTTTCCCTGCACGGCCGGGAGGTCGGCCCTTGTTCTATTCGGCTAGGACGTAGATGTACTCCTCGATTCCGTCGGCGGGCGCGGGTGTTCGGGCCTCCTGGGCGTGGTCGCGGTGGAAGCCACATTTCTCCAGCACGCGGATCGAACCGGTGTTGCGGGTGGCGACGTGTGCGTGCAGCGGCCGGAGCGGGACCTCGTCGACGAATTGGCGGAGTGCCTGGGTCGCTACGGCCCGGCCCCAGTGTTCGCGGCCGATCCAGTAGCCGACCAGTCGTAGGTCGCCGTCCGGCCAGCTACAGATGTTGCCGGCGACGACGCCGTCGGCCTCGATCGTCCGCAGGATCACCGTGTCGTCGTGGCGGATCCTTGCCCAGTGCGCGTCGAACCGGGCCCGGTCGCGTGGGGGGAACGCGGCCATCTCGGCGGCCTCCGGATCCGCCTGGTGTGCGAAGAGCACGTCGAGGTCGTCATCCTCGACGGCCCTGAGACGCACCCCGGGTGGGCCGGACCGGTGTGGGAGGTCAGCCACGCTCCTGCCAGGTGCACAGGCAGACCATGTTGCCCTCCGGGTCGGCGAGGACCCAGAAGCTCGGTGCCTCCGCGTCGCTGACCAGGGTGCCGCCCGCCGCGAGGGCGGCGTCGATGCGGGGCGCGACCTCGGCGGGATCCAGCCAGAGGTCGGGGTGCCAGCGCTGGCGGGGCTCGTCGCCGCCGGACTCCTGGAACCACAGGGTGGGCAGGACGCCGGTCGGGTCGCGCAGCTCGTCGGTGGGCTCCGTTCCCGGTGGGCGCTCCATTCCCAGCACCGCGCCCCAGAACGGCAGGACCTTCGAGTAGGCCGGGGAGTCGAGGGCGAGCTCGAGCTTGGAGAGGCCCTCGGCGCTGGTTCGGGTGCCGGCGGCGGTGGCGAGCGTGGAGACGGTGCGGGCCAGCCGGAGGTCCCGTTCGGTGACGCCGCGGGCATCGTGGCTGGTGAGTCTGACGTCGACGTGGTCGTAACGCAGGTCGAGGTCGGGGTGGTGGTTCTGCTCGTCGGCCGCGGCGCCGATGGCGCCGGCGAGTGCGAGGCCGGCCGCGAAGTCGGCGGTCCCGATCCGGGTTTGCAGGCCGCCGAGCAGGTAGACCCACCCGTCCAGCGCCGCGTCGGCGATCTGTTGTCCAGTCAGCTTGGTCATCGGGTCATCCTGATCCACCGGCGGCGTTTCGGCGCGCCGCCGGTTGCGGGGGTGTGGTCACGCCGGGACCCTGGGCGGGCCGGCGGCGATCCGTTCGCGGATCTCGTGCATGCGGGCGGCGCTGTCGTGCGGCATCTGCCAGCGGGTCTCCATCCACCACGTGCAGCCGGCCTCGACCCACGGCGACACCTGCGCCCATGCCGCCGCGGGGTCGTGGCCGGGTGTCTCGCCCTCGGCGAGGATGTCGACGGTCTCCGGCGCGCCGCGCTCGATGAGCCAGGCGCGCAGCTTGCGGATCTCGTCGGGGGTGTCCGCGTTGTTGGGGATCACCCCGTCGCACTTGAGCACGCGGCGCAGCGACTTCGGCCTGGGCCAGACGGCCACCACCCAGATCGGGATGCGCTGCTGCACCGGGCGGCCGGCCTGGTCGCCGCCCTCCACCTGGTAGTCGTAGTGCGGGCCGTGGTGGCTGGTCCCGCCCGCCCAGAGCGTGCGGATGAGGTCGATGCCCTCGTCCATCATGGCCGCCCGCTCGCGCAGGTCGGTGACCTCGCCGGTCTGCGGCAGGCCGGCGTCGAGCGCGCCGACGCCGATGCCGAGGACGGCCCGGCCGGCGGAGAGCTGGTCGACCGTCGCGACCTGGCTCGCCACCTTCCACGGGCGGCGCCAGGGCAGCGGGGTCAGCATGGTGCCGAGCCGGATCCGGGTCGTCGCGGCGGCGATCGCCGCGAGCAGGCTCCAGGCGTCGACGCCCGAAGCGGACTCCCAGACGAAGACGCCGTCCCAGCCGGACTGTTCGGCCAGGACCGCCTGCTGTAGCTGCTCGGGTGCGGTGCCGCCGGGCAGGATGACGCCGTAGTTCATGGTGTGGACGCTAGTGTGCTGCGCCGGAAATTCGCCTACAAATTCGGGCGAGTGATTCGATGATCTCTTCGGCGGTTTGGTCCAGATGAACGGGCGTGGATTCTACTTCCAGTCGGTGATCCAGGATGTCCCGGCCGGGGTGAAATGCATGTGGAAGCGCGAGTATTTCGCGAGCCAGGCCCGCACGGCAGGGGTTTTTCGGTGCCGTAGTTGTCGAATACCGGAGCACGTCGAGGTCGGCCGGCAGCCGGTCGTCCTCGACCACCACCTCCGCGACCCGGCCGGGCAGCACCGCGATACCGCGGGCCGCGAACTGCTCGCCCTGCTCGGCGTCCGGCTCCGGTGCCTCGTGCACGAACAGCGTCACGTCGTCGCTCCACTGGCGCCACATCAGCGCCTGGTGCAGCGACATCGGGCCGGAGCCGAGGACGCCGATTGCCCGCCCGCGCACCTCGTGGCCGTGGCAGTACGGGCAGTGCGGCACCTCGCGGCCCCACCGTTCGCGCAGGCCCGGCAATTGCCCCAAAGTCCACGATGGACAACACGGCGGATGCGCAACGGGATTGACCATCCTCACTGCTTCGCTTAACGTTCCGTCCAAATACGAGCTCTACGGGGGAGCCAATGAGTCGTACACGTAGACGATCCATGCCATCGTGGTTCAGGGTCAGAGTCATGGGGTCCAGGCGACGGCGGACCCTGGCCGTAGGTTTGATCACCGCATTGCTGACCGGGACGTTCGCTGCGGTCGCCCGGCCGGCCGCAGGAGCCCTGCCGCAGCGGGCCAAGGCCCAGACATCCCAGGCGCAGGTGGTGGAGCGAGCTGACGAGGCCGCGGCGCTGATCACCGCGCGGATGACTGGGCAGAAGGTTCGGATCGCCGGGTTGACGACGGAGACCTCGGAGTTCTTTGCCCAGCCCGACGGGCAGATCACGGTCAACGTTGCCGCCGGTCCGGTCCGCACGAAGCGGGACGGTCGGTGGGTGCCGATCGACCTGACCCTGCGGCTCGCTGGGGACGGTTCAGTTCAGTCGGTCGCCGATTCGCTGAACCTGCGGATCTCCGGTGCCCGTGCCGCCGGCGGCGAACTCGCTTCGACCGGCAAGGCTGGCCGGCGCCTCGCGCTCGGCTGGCAGGGAAAGCTGCCGGCGCCTACGCTCGCCGGCACCCGGGCGACGTACCCGGATGTCGTGCCCGGGGTCGACCTCGTCGTGCAGGCGACCCGCGCCGGTTTCGAGCAGTTCTTCATCGTGAAGAGCCGGGACGCGGTGGACCGCCTGCCCGACCTCTCCCTGCCTTTGACAGGCGACAAGGTCGCCTCGTTCGTGCCCGACTCCTCCGGTGGTCTGAGCCTGCGGGACAGCAAGGGTCACACCGTCGCGGCGGTTCCCGCGCCGGAGATGTGGGACGCCCGGCGGGTCCCCGGCACGGAAGCGCCGGTGCGCCGCACGATTGTCCCCGTCAAGCGGAAGCAGGGTACGAAGTCCGCCGCACGGGCAGCCACCGGGCAGGACAAGGGCATCACCCTTACGCTCAAGCCCGACGTCACGTGGTTGAAGGACCCGGCGACGCAGTTCCCGGTCACCATCGACCCGCAGCTCAACGCGCTGTCGACGTCGTTCGACACCTACGTCCGGCAGGATGTCACCGCCGATCGCAGTGGTGCCGCCGACCTGCAGCTCGGCCTGTTCACCGGCACGCCGAACGCCAATGCGCACGCCTTCGTGCACTGGCCGGTCGCCGCTCTGGCGGGCAAGCAGATCACTGCGGCCACGGCCAACTTCTGGAGCTGGTGGTCGAACACCTGCACCCCGAGCTCGTGGGAGATTTGGACCACCGGTGCCGCGTCGTCGGCCACGCGGTGGGACAGCCAGCCGGAGTGGCTGAACTTCGAAGCGGCCTCCACCCAGTCCAAGGGCTACTCCACGGCATGCGATGACGGCTGGGTCTCCGTCGACGGTACGAGCTTCTTCCAGCGTGCCGCCACCGCCGGTCAGTCGACGGCCTACATGGGTCTGCGTGCGACGAACGAGACCACGACGGCCGGATCCAAGCTGTTCCGGTCCCGCAACGCCGATGACACCGCTCAGGTGCCGTTCGCCTCGGTCACCTACAACTCGTACCCGACGGTCGGCACCCGGTCCACGACACCGGCCACCGCCTGTGTGACCGGCGAGAACCGGCCGAAGATCAACAAGCTGACGCCGCAACTCGCCGCCGGCATCACCGACGCCGAGGGCTCAGCGGTCAAGGCCGAGTTCGAGTGGTGGGCGGTGACCGGCACCAGCAAGCTGGGCAGCACGGTGACCGGCCTGGACGCCTCCGGCACCACCTTCACCGCGGCGCCGCCCGCCGGTGCGCTGGTCAACAACAGCAGCTACAAGTGGCGGGTACGGGGCAACGACGGCATCGTCAACGGTGTGTGGTCGACGTTCTGCGAGTTCACCGTCGACACCACGGCCGTCACCACGCCGAGCGTCTCCTCGCCGCAATACGCCCAGGACGCCTGGAGCGGCGACGCCAACGTGCCGGGTCAGTTCACCTTCGACCCGAACGGCGAAGTCGACGCGGTAGCGTACGAGTACAGCCTTGACGTGCCGATCAACAAGACGATCAACGCCCCGAGCCCCGGTGCGCCGGTGACGGTCACGTTGACGCCGTTGACGCCGGGCTGGCACAACGTGCAGGTCCGCACCCGTGACGCGGCGGGCAAGGTCTCCGATATCAAGGCCTACCCGTTCAAGGTCGGATCCGCGGCCATCACGTCGCCGGAGACCGGCGACATGAGCGGCGCCAAGACGTCGATCACCGCGATTACGGCGGCCTCCATCACCAAGGCGAACTACCAGTGGCGGCGGGCCGGTTCGGATCTGTGGGTGGACATCCCCACCTCGCACGTGACCTATGCGGACGGCTCGGCGGTGGCGGCCTGGCCGATCACCGTGACGAACGGCGTCGTACCTAAGATCAACTGGGACATCGCCGCCACGCTCGCCTCGGTGGACGCCGAGTCGATCCCGCGTGACGGACCGGTGCAGCTCCGCGGAATGTTCGACGGCGGCAACGTCGACCCGATCAAGCTGAGGTTCGACCGCAACCGGGCCAGCGCGGCCACCGACGAGGTGGGCCCAGGTTCGGTGAACCTCGTCACGGGCAACTACCAGACTGGTCAGAGCGACGTCTCGATCGCCGGGCTGTCGGTGCCCCGTGTCTTCAACAGCCGCCAGACCGGTGGCGTGGACCCCCTCTTCGGTCCGGGCTGGGTGTCGAGCACGAGCGTGTCGCCGGTCGACCCGGGTTACACGAAACTGACCGTGTTCGGCAGCCTTGTTCAGGTCGGCCTGCCGGACGCCACGTCACTCGGCTTCACGAAGAAGGGTACGGCAGGCACCGACTTCGAGCCTCCGCTCGGCGCGGAGAACTACACGCTGAAGTACAGCTCCGGGACGAACGCCTACACCTTGAGCAGCGTCAGCGGTGACCGGGTGATCTTTACCCGCACCACCAACGACCCGGCCGGCGTCTATGTGCCGACGGCGTACACCCCGCCCGGCTCCGGCTCCACCACCTCGGTCGCGTGGGAGAAGGTGACGGTCAACGGGCAGACGATCATGCGGCCCACTAGGGTGCTCGCCTCGATTGCTGACGGCGTCACCTGCACCACGCTGGTCCGGGGCTGCAAGGCGCTGGAGTTCCGCTACTCCACCACCACGACCGCCACGGGAACGGCGGACGGCACCTGGGGTGCGTACGCCGGCCGGATCGCGGAGATCGCCTACACCGCGTGGGATCCCGACCTGTCCACCCCGGCGATGCGCACCATCGTGGTGTCGCGGTACGCCTTCGACAACACCGGATGGCTGCGCGCCGCCTGGGACCCGCGTCTGGACTATACGCAGAACAGCGTCGTCCGGTCCTTGCGCAGCATCTACACCTACGGCGCCAACGGGGTGCTGACCGCCATCGCACCGCCGGCCCAGGAACCGTGGCAGTTCAGCTACACGACCGTGCCGAACGACCCGGGTTCGGGCCGGCTGTCGAAGGTGACCCGATCGGCGCTGTCGGCCGGCACCTCCGTCGAGACCGTGGTTTATCAGGTACCCGTGTCCGGTGCGGGCGCGCCGTACGACCTGTCCGCGGCCCAGACCAGCCGGTGGGGTCAAACCGAGCCGCCGACCGATGCGACGGCCGTGTTCCCGCCCACCCAGGTGCCGACCGGTGATCCGGTCACCGGCACCCTGCCCAGCTCCTACGAGCGGGCAACCGTCACCTACCTGGACGCCAACGCCCGTACGGTCAACGGTGTCCAGCCCGGCGGTTACCTGAGCACCACCTGGTACGACGGTTTCGGCAACATCGTGCAGGAACTCGGTGCCGGAAACCGCCAGGCGGCCCTCAACGCCTCGACCTCGGACACCCCCGCGGTGGAGGCAGAACTGGCCCGTGCGCTGTCGGAGGCCGTCGTCTACTCGGCTGACGGACAGCGGCAGCTGGAACGGTTCGGACCGGAGCACGATGTCGTGCTGCCGAACTCCGGCACCACGGTCAAGGGAAGGGCGCACATCCGCCTGACCTACGACGAGGGCGCCCCGGAAACGGGTGGACCCTTCGACCTGGTCACCACCGAACGCACCTCGGTGAGCTACGTCAACGCCGGTCAGACCGTCGACGATGACGTGCGCACCACCACCAAGAAGTACGACTGGACGTTGCGAGCGCCGACCGTCTCGACGGTCGACCCGGGTGGCATGGAAATGATCAGCCGGACCGCATACGACACGGTCGGACGGGTGACAGCCACCACGGCGCCCGCCGGCGGAAGCGTTGACACAACGCCGTCGACCCGGCGCATCGTCTACTACACCGACGCCGCGAACACCACCCATCCCGAGTGTGGTGGCCGTCTGGAGTGGGCAGGGCTGGTCTGCCTGACCCGATCCGGCGGCGCCGCGGACACCGGTCCGGAACTGCTCACCAAGGTCGTTACGTATGACGTATACGGCCAGCTCCGGACGACCGTCGAGAAGAACAGCGGCGGCACCCGGCGCACGTCCACCGTGACGTACGACGCGGCGGGACGACCCGTGGAGCAGAGCATCTCCGCCCCCGGTCTGGGCAAGGCGCTGGAAAAGACCCGCACGGTTTACGACGCGGCCAGCGGTCAGAGCGTGCGCACCCAAACGGTCAACGCGTCCAACGTGGTGACGGCAGAGGTGATCCGGGGTTACGACACGCTGGGCCGGCCGACGTCCTACACCGACGCCGACAACAACACGTCGACGACCACCTACACCCTGCTCGGACAGCAGGCGACGAGCAACGACGGCAAGGCGACCCGTACCTACACCTACGACGGAGGTACCGAGCGGCGAGGCCTGGTGACGTCGGTGAACGACAGTCAGGCCGGCGTCTTCACCACCACGTACGACGCCAATGGTGCCTCGGTGGCCGAGGCGTGGCCCAACGGGCTCGCGATCACGCGCACCTACGACCCGGCCGGCACGCCGACCAAGGTGGCGTACGGCCGGCCCGGCTGTGGCCAGCCCACCTGTGGTCTCTACTTCGACGCGGCCGGCTACGGCATCCACGGCCAGAAGCGGTGGTCCAGCAACACCTTCGCCTACCAGGTCCTCGACTACGACCGCTCCGGCCGGCTGGAGATGGTCAAGGAGACCAAGGGCGGCAGCTGCGCCGTCCGCAAGTACGGTTTCGACGAGGCCACCAACCGCACCTCGCTGACGAGCTATGCGCCAGCGGCCAACGGCACGTGCCAGACGACGACCGTGGCGGCGACGAGGACATCGACCTACGACAACGCCGACCGGGCCACCACCGCCGGTTACAGCTACGACGCACTGGGCCGGACCACCACGACACCGGCCGCGGAGACCGCCAACCCCACCGGCGGGAATGTGACCGTTGCTTACCACGCCAACGACATGGTGAGCACGATCACTCAGAGTGGTCGTACCACCGACTACACGTTGGACGTCACAGGCTCGCGGGTGCGGTCCTGGACGGACAACATCACGGGCACCGCCGTACGGGCCACCCATCACTACACCGACGACGGTGACAACCCGGCGTGGACGCAGGAAACGGCTACCCGCTTCAGCCGGGTGGTGGCGGGACTGGGCGGCATGGCGGCCCTGTTCAACAGCACCGGTTCGGTGCTGGACTGGCAGCTCAGCAACCTCAACGGCGACATCGTGGCGGGCATCAACGGCAGCAGTGCCGGCCTCACCACCACCCGCGATTTCGACGAGTACGGGACCCCGCGCAACACCGCCGAGACCGGGAAGCTGCGCTACGGCTGGCTCGGCCAGGCTCAACGGGCATCCGATGCGCCGGCCGGCATGACGCTGATGGGCGCCCGGGTGTACAACCCGTCCAGCGGTCGGTTCCTGTCGACCGATTCCGTGCACGGCGGTAACGCGAACGCCTACGACTACGCCAGCGGTGACCCGATCAACAAGCACGACGTCTCGGGTCAGATGGGTTGCTGGCGCACGACCGGTTGGTCCACCAGAAAGTGGAACTACTGGTGGGGCGGTTGGGGCGGCTATCGCGCCAGCACGAACTACCGCTGCTCGTTCTCGAACAGCGACATGAAGTGGATCGCCAGATTCGGCTTCATCTGGGCGATTGTCGGCATCGTCGTCGGTCTCTTCTTCATACCCGCAGGCGCGGCCTTCGAGGTCGCGGCCATAGCGCTGGCCTGGGCGTGGTGGGAGTACGAGCAAGCGTGCCCCCGCAAGCGCGGCGGATACTACGGCGGCCAAGTCCGTATCTACTACAACAAGAATTGGCGCTTCCAGTGGGCGGCCAACAAAAACAGATACCTCACGTGTAAGTGACGGGACGTAGACAGATGGGCTCTAAGGTGGATGTGTGGTTGGCTGGCTCAACGGTGGCGCAACTGACGCCGCCGCCCGAATCAATCATCGACGGTGACCCGGCAGCGACCGTGGTGCGCATCTGCTGCCTGCGTCGAGAGGGAATGAGCGGGTTGGAGGTGAGCGTCGCGGTCGACGAGGCCACCGCCGGCCGGTTCACCCGGGCATGTCTACTCGAAACCATCTGGAAGCAGAGGGTGCTGCCGGCGATCCTGCTGGTATTGGCATTGACCGTCGTAGGATTCGTTATCGACGCGGTAATAAACGACTCGGAGTTGCTGGGGGTGTTTCTCCTGCTGGCATTCGTCCTGGCAGGCGTCACCTTCGGCGGCAGGTTCGCGCTGATCCTGCTGCGCTCACGGCACCATCCGAAATTGCTGAACAACAGCGATGTTCTCATTCGCGACGTCGACCCGAGCACCGCCCGAAGGTGGGCGGATCTCAATCCAGCGGGCGCCATCACGATAAGGAACTAGCGAAGCAGCACAGGCGGGCGTCGTCGGTCGAGAGACCGGCGGCGCCCGTCGCGCTGTGCCGTCGGCGGCGATGTCCTCGGCAGTGGCGGGCCGGTAAGCCGCAGCTGACCGGTTCACCTCACCGGCCGACTTCAACTCCCAACTGCAGGACTGGCTGGTGCTGGCGAACAACTGGGCCGGATCCGGTCCTGGATAGCCGAC belongs to Amorphoplanes digitatis and includes:
- a CDS encoding RHS repeat-associated core domain-containing protein; this encodes MGSRRRRTLAVGLITALLTGTFAAVARPAAGALPQRAKAQTSQAQVVERADEAAALITARMTGQKVRIAGLTTETSEFFAQPDGQITVNVAAGPVRTKRDGRWVPIDLTLRLAGDGSVQSVADSLNLRISGARAAGGELASTGKAGRRLALGWQGKLPAPTLAGTRATYPDVVPGVDLVVQATRAGFEQFFIVKSRDAVDRLPDLSLPLTGDKVASFVPDSSGGLSLRDSKGHTVAAVPAPEMWDARRVPGTEAPVRRTIVPVKRKQGTKSAARAATGQDKGITLTLKPDVTWLKDPATQFPVTIDPQLNALSTSFDTYVRQDVTADRSGAADLQLGLFTGTPNANAHAFVHWPVAALAGKQITAATANFWSWWSNTCTPSSWEIWTTGAASSATRWDSQPEWLNFEAASTQSKGYSTACDDGWVSVDGTSFFQRAATAGQSTAYMGLRATNETTTAGSKLFRSRNADDTAQVPFASVTYNSYPTVGTRSTTPATACVTGENRPKINKLTPQLAAGITDAEGSAVKAEFEWWAVTGTSKLGSTVTGLDASGTTFTAAPPAGALVNNSSYKWRVRGNDGIVNGVWSTFCEFTVDTTAVTTPSVSSPQYAQDAWSGDANVPGQFTFDPNGEVDAVAYEYSLDVPINKTINAPSPGAPVTVTLTPLTPGWHNVQVRTRDAAGKVSDIKAYPFKVGSAAITSPETGDMSGAKTSITAITAASITKANYQWRRAGSDLWVDIPTSHVTYADGSAVAAWPITVTNGVVPKINWDIAATLASVDAESIPRDGPVQLRGMFDGGNVDPIKLRFDRNRASAATDEVGPGSVNLVTGNYQTGQSDVSIAGLSVPRVFNSRQTGGVDPLFGPGWVSSTSVSPVDPGYTKLTVFGSLVQVGLPDATSLGFTKKGTAGTDFEPPLGAENYTLKYSSGTNAYTLSSVSGDRVIFTRTTNDPAGVYVPTAYTPPGSGSTTSVAWEKVTVNGQTIMRPTRVLASIADGVTCTTLVRGCKALEFRYSTTTTATGTADGTWGAYAGRIAEIAYTAWDPDLSTPAMRTIVVSRYAFDNTGWLRAAWDPRLDYTQNSVVRSLRSIYTYGANGVLTAIAPPAQEPWQFSYTTVPNDPGSGRLSKVTRSALSAGTSVETVVYQVPVSGAGAPYDLSAAQTSRWGQTEPPTDATAVFPPTQVPTGDPVTGTLPSSYERATVTYLDANARTVNGVQPGGYLSTTWYDGFGNIVQELGAGNRQAALNASTSDTPAVEAELARALSEAVVYSADGQRQLERFGPEHDVVLPNSGTTVKGRAHIRLTYDEGAPETGGPFDLVTTERTSVSYVNAGQTVDDDVRTTTKKYDWTLRAPTVSTVDPGGMEMISRTAYDTVGRVTATTAPAGGSVDTTPSTRRIVYYTDAANTTHPECGGRLEWAGLVCLTRSGGAADTGPELLTKVVTYDVYGQLRTTVEKNSGGTRRTSTVTYDAAGRPVEQSISAPGLGKALEKTRTVYDAASGQSVRTQTVNASNVVTAEVIRGYDTLGRPTSYTDADNNTSTTTYTLLGQQATSNDGKATRTYTYDGGTERRGLVTSVNDSQAGVFTTTYDANGASVAEAWPNGLAITRTYDPAGTPTKVAYGRPGCGQPTCGLYFDAAGYGIHGQKRWSSNTFAYQVLDYDRSGRLEMVKETKGGSCAVRKYGFDEATNRTSLTSYAPAANGTCQTTTVAATRTSTYDNADRATTAGYSYDALGRTTTTPAAETANPTGGNVTVAYHANDMVSTITQSGRTTDYTLDVTGSRVRSWTDNITGTAVRATHHYTDDGDNPAWTQETATRFSRVVAGLGGMAALFNSTGSVLDWQLSNLNGDIVAGINGSSAGLTTTRDFDEYGTPRNTAETGKLRYGWLGQAQRASDAPAGMTLMGARVYNPSSGRFLSTDSVHGGNANAYDYASGDPINKHDVSGQMGCWRTTGWSTRKWNYWWGGWGGYRASTNYRCSFSNSDMKWIARFGFIWAIVGIVVGLFFIPAGAAFEVAAIALAWAWWEYEQACPRKRGGYYGGQVRIYYNKNWRFQWAANKNRYLTCK